ATGTTAAGAGTATGAATTGTCTGGTGATTGTCTGCTAACAGATTCAAAAGTATGCCTTCTAAAGTAACAGACAGATGATTAAGATGAACCGATTTAAGCGTGTAAACTACTCGATTTTTTGGATCAGCCGGGCCAAATAACTCGGCAAGACTACAAAGAAACTCTTCTCCGCGGAAGAACAATGGATTTTCTTTGGTGAATTCAATGGCAAGGGTTTCAAGTCTTCTTTCGTTTATTTGTGCCAAGTGGCTCAAAACTTGAGAGGATCGTGAACAGTTTTCTTTACTTGTCTGATCACATAATATCTCAACCTGCCTAAGATGTCGGGCATACTTATTTAAGAAATTCAGTTGGACGGAGTCTGTTGACTGTGTGAATGAGAATGTAAATGAATGCCAGAGGTATGGAGAGTCAAATGAATCATGCCAATTTTTACAGACAACTGCAGCATTTAAGCGATCACCAATTGGAAGGTGAGAGAAAATATTAACAAGAATATGTTCCGGAAGAGATGACCAGATAAAAACAGAATTCatgctgaaaaaaaaaacatattaaaaaactattattCAAATACTAACCTAAATGATTTTACAGCAGTCCATGTGTTGTGTAACTAAGTCCAGACTTTAATTCTGCTTTAATAAATATGTGCATCAATAGTTACCTAACTAAACTGTAATGACATTTGACAGCCTAATGAATGactagcctaggctatattattattatatacagataATGAGTATTTATGCCGCCGCCCAGAAGGTTAGACTAGGCtaaggcctagtagtagctgGGAAGGAGGTATAGCTTTGGTGGCCTTCATAGCACTCGTAACTAGCCTACTAGTCTACAGTACTAGTACTACTATACTAATATTATCTACAACTAACGGGCCACGGGGAACAACAACtaacctactactactactagcctagaggtctagcctagctaggtagtaggcctagcccatAATATTATGTCAGTTGGAAAAGTAAACTGTTTCatattactgtatttgataaatcataaaaatacatatttttttatagacatctagcctaggcctaaccgTACCTGTCAGTAACTTAACCTAAAAAAACCAGCAAAATTCATCACGGAACCTGACACAGTGTGACAACAAAGggctatttttaattttacacaCATTCCTCAAGAGTGTATGGAACGCCATATTGGCCTTTTGGCAGATTGCCTGCTAATTTCAATTGCTATCTTTTAAGTGATATCTTACTTTAGTGACTACTTTTTAACTTGCATCCCAGGAAAGCATTCTAATTAGGTTCTCATGGGTATAGAGGAAGTAACCATCGGCAAATCATTGATGAAAGTTTAGAAAAGGATAGGCCCGAGAACACTAAAAAAGCGACCATTTACAGTAACCTTTTGTAATCACAATTTACAAAGATAAAGTGTATATTAAAGGTAACATGTATAGGCTGCAATTAGGGTAGTTATTTACTTActactattttataataatttcatCAAATAGAGGACAGGACAATTTTAAAATCTTTCAGTTTTTGCAATAGAGATTTCGTATTTCCTTACATTCCTAAGTTGCATTGATGAAACATTTTTTGATTTTGGTGCCAGTGATTAAAACTTtcatttttgcttttttttgtgCAAAATATATGCACAGGTTAGTCCTACGTTGGATCTCTAAATGTAATTCTTCAAGTGCCTGTCATAGTTTTTGGCATTAATATACCTACAACATTTTTGCACCCTTTTAAGCGAAACATCCTGTTTTACATATTATAGTGTCTGTAGTAGTAGGTAGTGTCTGTTTGTAGAGAGATAAGGTGATCCACctttaaatatgtattaagtCATAAACAATattgcaaaaataaaatatcactgTACAATACATATATTAATAAGCAGCTTCAGTATTTAATGCTtttcaacaaaaatacaaaataaatatacagtttaATAAGTATACACAACTTTATGTGGGTTATTATATGCTgggaaattataaatatatttgtccAAAAGCATATTTCACACCACACAGTACATGTATATCTGAAAGAGGATGCAACAAATGTACGCAAAAGACAAAATAACCAGtcacacaaaaaaacaaattgttttctttttataactttacataaaaatgtaaacaaaaaaaatacttatataAGCAATTTTTTCTGcatataattgtgttttttttttcaatttttcatttcattaatcCATTACAAAAGCAATTAACAactaattacaataaaataattgttattattgatcATATAATGGAACAGTCCAATCTAATTGGATTTCTAAATTTTAACACGTAACTTCACGTTCACGGTTAAAACATTAATGCACTAGAAACTATTACTTGTATTActactataataatacaattatttaataattatgtatttttaaaagtacTATTACTAAATGAATTACCATTTAACTACTGTTACCTATAGTTatcattatattttgttataagtTTAAATCTTATCATCAATATTGTATCATTATTGTTACAACaattgaatacaatttaaaatgttaaaatactaatacaatatatatatacactgtacaataattataaccatataacattataattaaatacaaatttcagtgtattaattaattatgtttgtttgtttattaattctTTTCCACACACATCAATAtagattttattaaatatttagatttaaaaaaagtatgatgaGTGTGGAAGATGACCAAATAAGTTGAAAACTTTAGGATATGGTCACCTTCGTTAATAAGCTcatttaatgtttacaaaaatgtataacatattgtatattttaaattactgGTTACGGTTAAATGTGGGAAAATGATAATAGTTGTTTTGTTCGAAAGCACTTTCAGTGTCACATCAACCAGTAGGCCTAGTACATGGAAACATGTGATgtgacagtacagtatacagatTGAAGACAAGATAACCAATATCACCAAAATTTTCTatgttaattttcttttttacattaaaaaaatgtaaaaaaaacaaaacaactttgtcttttaaactaaattataaacaaaaacacaattGTTCCTGCCaataaaattctatttttcaATGTCAACTCTGTCATAATAGAATTCCAAAGCATTCAAGTAACAAGGctatatacatggctgcagtcgcataTGCAAATTTGAGTTACCGActgaccaaccaaccgacaGAGTTGCGTTGCACGTGACTAAAAACATTATTGTCCCCCcagtatattaaaaacaattaatactgctaaacaaaattattatttacggtaataaataaattaaattaaaaaaataaataaaatgtaatcgCTATTAgaacttattattattgttaccaCAATTGAGGATGTTTAATATTCTGGTAACTAAagaaaaattttaataatatcaagTTTATTCAGTTTACCTGGAAAAGATGTTTTTTGTATGACTGTAACTGTATTTCTGTAAGCTCAATCATTTGTGCTAAGCTTggtttaaacattaattaataatcaaatatttttactgttttgtCTTCATAATTTGCCACTGCCAGTCTACGTGGATGGTGTGATATGATGGATAATCCAAAAGGACGGATAAGTCCATCTTTTTCTTGATCAATCCTTTTAAGGAACTTTCCATTATTATTAAAGAGCTGTAGTTTGTTCTCACTTGATATTATGATgttgtcattatcatcaactACTACTCCTCTTGGATATCGTACCTTACCCTCTATTGCACCTTCATTTACAaggattttaataaaatttcccTCATTATCAAATAATTTTAAGCAGCTTTGACTACAGTACATTACAAGAATATTCTTTTCTCTTGTAAGCGCGACATCTTGGCAATCACCAGTATTGGGTGCTATTTCCTTAATGAGCTTTCCACTTTCAATGTTAAACATGGCTACATTCTTACCATTAGCTACATACATGACACCTGATTCTTCATCCACATGAATACCACGTGGAGATGTCAACACTCCCTTACCAATTAATTTAACCACCTCACCATTCATAGTGCATATTGTGATGCATGCATTACTGTTATTACTAAATACTATATTACCATTGTTCATTTTGATCAATATGTAATATGCTTGCACACCTTTTGATAGTGTAACCATATCTATGTATTCACCTAATTGCTTGTATTTGTACATGACATTGTCTAGACATGAAACAAGCAAGCAATCATCTCCATAAGTTACTACATCAACTACATTTCTATCTATTTTTATAGTTCTTAATAATCCTTCTTTCTCCACTTTGATAGTCATTGGTGACTTCTTAATGTGTTCACCATCAACTCCAACATCAACTTTGCAAATCCCTGCACTTGTGCACCTTCCTTCTACAGTATAGTCACCATTGTCATCTTCTTTTACTTGAATGATGGTTGTCTCTCCTGTTGCTTGTGTCAATGTAGCTTTTAAATCGTTTGCATGTATTTTACATAcatcagttttaattattttaacattgaTTGTTTCACCTGTTGTCATATTCTCACATCCTTTTAATGCTAAACATTCCGCCCTTGATTGTATAACAATTCCAATATCTTCATGCAGTGAGGCAATTTGCTGATTGTTTTTTAGAAAGTAAATCTCAGCATTACCATCAAATTTTGTTTCAGAAGCTTCCTTGATCTTTTCATCCAGTGCTCTAATGACATCATTACCAGATAACATTGCAGTTGCTTCGTTGCCCTTCTCTAGGTGATGAAGCAAATTGatgtttgtatttatatacgatattgatgatgtcacatcCTCTATGTTAGCATCAGTTGCCTTCCTCTTGATTTTGTACAGTGCCTCCACCTCACCTTTTAATTTGTCTCCACTGTCTCTTATTCTTGTTACCAATTCTTCAACATGATTTTCAATTCCTCTCAAACTTGTTTCCCTCTTTTCATCCAGTTTCTTTACACGATCAGTCATTACTTTAAGATTATCATTCAATTTTCCTGTACATTGTGTAGCAACTTTTTTCAAATCCGAGGATGTTTGTTTCAACGTTTTAAATGCATCGGATATGCTGATGGTCATGTGCTTGTCTTTTCCTTCCCATTCCTTGTGATCCATGATTGAACAGTGTATACAGATGGCAACATTGCATATTTTGCAAAACACTGTTAAAGGCTCATTGTGGACGGAACACATAGGTGGGTGCATGGCATTGATTTCACTGACACTCATGGATCGAACATCTTCCACCGAATGCAACTTGTGATTTTTGCAAGATGGTATGTTCTTATGGGCATCATTACAAATGTGGCACAAATATCGTCTGCATTCTTGACAGTAGGTTTTAGACTGACCTTCCTTTCCACAAATGCATTTTGTCTCATCTGTATTTGTAAATTGTTCAATTGTTTCTAACAAATTATTCAGAAACGTGTTGGGTGGTAATTTCTTTAGACCGCCCTCTGGAATCTGATAAGATTTCGAGCAAGTTGGACAGGTTACTTTGTTAGTTTTCTTCAACCAGTTTTCAAGACAACTCAAGCAGAAGCTGTGAAGACAGGCTAAAGTTCTGGGTTCATGGAGTCGATTAAAGCATATTTGGCACTCTAAAACCTTTTCATCAACATCTTCTAGAAATTTAGCCAACTCACTGGTAGCCATCtgcaaataatttaaaatgttaccttcaataaaaaaacaatattataattgttcataattcatttttttattgagCAGTTCAGCATGAAtgaaaaatcaatcaattttgcATTTATTCTAATATAATTATTCGACTGTGTTGTGACGTAATAATAATTCTGTATTCTCTAGTCGCACAAGTAAAAGTATGATTTTTTGGGGTCGTCATAGCTAGCAATACCATGCTGGCAGAAGTTAACCTATCCATCTGTCAGAGTTGTGCATGATTTGAATGATATGCGCAGTGATTTCATTGTTCAATTTGTTCAACATCCCATACAATTTGAAACAGCACTGTGGAAAGTGACACTGACAATAATGTATGCtttcatatttttatgacaAAACATGTTTgtgcataaaaaaaaattacaagcATCACAATTAGTACTACTAGTATGTACTCTCTCTCACTCCGACGAATACAAATACGCCTAGGCCTATACCTACCCTTGCCTAGagtagaggctaggcctagcctagctagtaggccctagtagtagtaggctagcctctaggcctacctactactactactagaggtctaggcctagctaggccctggGTGGgcggcctctagctaggctagcctattaAGGCCTACCTAGAGTAGAAGctagtataggcctaactaaCTATCTGCGCCTACCTAGGTATagcctaaaaattaaaattaaacctAAAAAGTTGGCAGTTTTCTAGGTTCTCGCCAACAGTAAATTATAGCGAAATCTCttacatttatttcaaaaagttAACAAATTTGGGATCGATCCCAAATTTGCTTTGGTTTACTTCAGTTTGAAGATTGTTCCGTTCCGTTGGTGGTTTTTACGTCTGGTTTTTCCcgtaattgtattttttgttctttattagaatagcgccctcaacaaAAGATTGATTTTACGCATGATTGAATCGAATAGATTAACCTAGGGTTAAAGGTTATATTTTCTGATCGCGATTTGTCATCAAAAACACGATCATCATGGCTGACAATTACAATCCGTTTTTAGATGATATTGATTCAGATACTGTCGGTGTTAGTATTGCAGATTGTATTGAAGTTGATGTAAATAGTAGTCAGGAAGAATTATCTACTCGTAAGGAAACGTTAACACCACAACCAAATGAATTAAACTGGGATATAATCGCAGCTAAGCTAATCAAAGACAACCTGGTTCTCACCGCCCTCGAACTGCATACTGAGTTGGTAGAGAGCGGCCGAGAGCTGCCCCGCCTCCGCGATTACTTTTCTAACCCTGGGAATTTTGAAAGGCAAGATAATACATTCAAAGATGCAGGAACTCTACCACTACGTAAGctaattttaaatcataaacTATTATAGTTTATTCtaaatttcttttaatattatttttacattacattgaatttaaattaataaaataaagaatgaaaACATTATTGTGTGTGATGAGGCTATGCTAGCTATATGGCCCTGCTGGCtcggattaggccaagttgagccgccgacaagttgagccgccaccagaaaaacgttattttttatggaacgccaaatgctaactttcgccggtgctcgttctatttatattagggATCGATGTACattcaaaagtttatatatcatggtttttagtatatatattattaaatattataattaaagaaataattatgaaaatctggcttgtagattccaaaatataaaacatcaccgaaagtgatcgttttagccaaaaatgacgtaaacatgttgcccctcagtcggcagttgtatgaactaggcttactccatttttcggtaaaataattacataaaatcacgttttttagtaaaatattttgtgtattaacattgtaaaattcaataaaatatgatattaaaagattagtaaataaaaaataatatttatttaacctcattcgaagaaggttaatactctattaattagtcctgagagaGGACAACATAGGCCATCGGGTGAAAATCCTATCGTTCAATCCCGTTCCAGTCTCATTAGCCTAAAAAAACTCTACAtgataattatgttaataatattttaaaagtaataacaCAAAGTTTCACCTAAAAAACGTATCATATAACAAGGAAATCACATTTCAACGTCAGTATTTGaaaatttttttacattgtgTTGACCCATGACCTTTTCCACACGAAACTCTTTTagccaaaaaatgtttttttttcattgaggttttattcattaaataaaatatttattcacaaaaaCTACATTGAAGAAGCTCAGTGATATttagtatattaattataacagAAAACTTgataataaaacagtattatCGTAATTTTAGTACAACAATTGTTAACGATTTGGTGAATATGGACGCGTGACATGAACTGTGCACAAACAACAGCATGGCTTCGATTGATGAAAGCCACGTTTGTGATcttcaaataaaatgttgttttcaccaTGAAAACATTACTGATAAAACGGCATTTCCAATTACGGAAGTTCGATTTTATAAGGTTGTTGCTTGTACCAAGTTATGGGTAAACTTAGATGGTACCTGTAAAGATATTGCTAATAAACTAGTATCCGAGCTAGATATTCTTAATGCGTCATATGAAGACATAATAACAAAGCATCCATATTTTGGATTTCATCACCATTGTTATCGTAAATACATCAACACAAGAACGATAGAATTGGTAAGTTTAACACATTCACTAGCCTAGGTTTATTTCCTTTAGTGCAAACGATTCAaaccaaaatatataaaattaggCCAACAGAAGAGTACCCTCCTCCTACCTTTCCTCCAAAATAAGGTCCTTATCTAGTCCTAGCTAGGGCCtggccctagcctaggctataATGTATACGCCCTGACAGTGACTCGAACAATGAAAGTAACTAGACTAAAAATTAGAAGTAGGCCAacaaatagatataatatacaACTGTGCAGTGGTAGTAAACTGAGAAACTCTACATTGCCAGTTAACaaaattattcttaatttttcattcaGGCTGAAAATCGTGTGTCGAAAAAACGAAAAATGGAAA
This region of Antedon mediterranea chromosome 8, ecAntMedi1.1, whole genome shotgun sequence genomic DNA includes:
- the LOC140056574 gene encoding tripartite motif-containing protein 2-like — translated: MATSELAKFLEDVDEKVLECQICFNRLHEPRTLACLHSFCLSCLENWLKKTNKVTCPTCSKSYQIPEGGLKKLPPNTFLNNLLETIEQFTNTDETKCICGKEGQSKTYCQECRRYLCHICNDAHKNIPSCKNHKLHSVEDVRSMSVSEINAMHPPMCSVHNEPLTVFCKICNVAICIHCSIMDHKEWEGKDKHMTISISDAFKTLKQTSSDLKKVATQCTGKLNDNLKVMTDRVKKLDEKRETSLRGIENHVEELVTRIRDSGDKLKGEVEALYKIKRKATDANIEDVTSSISYINTNINLLHHLEKGNEATAMLSGNDVIRALDEKIKEASETKFDGNAEIYFLKNNQQIASLHEDIGIVIQSRAECLALKGCENMTTGETINVKIIKTDVCKIHANDLKATLTQATGETTIIQVKEDDNGDYTVEGRCTSAGICKVDVGVDGEHIKKSPMTIKVEKEGLLRTIKIDRNVVDVVTYGDDCLLVSCLDNVMYKYKQLGEYIDMVTLSKGVQAYYILIKMNNGNIVFSNNSNACITICTMNGEVVKLIGKGVLTSPRGIHVDEESGVMYVANGKNVAMFNIESGKLIKEIAPNTGDCQDVALTREKNILVMYCSQSCLKLFDNEGNFIKILVNEGAIEGKVRYPRGVVVDDNDNIIISSENKLQLFNNNGKFLKRIDQEKDGLIRPFGLSIISHHPRRLAVANYEDKTVKIFDY